The segment TCCACTCGATTGGCCTCAGCGCGACGCGTGAAGTCAGATCGGGCTTTCGAGCCACGTCCAGTCGAGCCCGATCCAGCCCCCGACCAACGCTAACGTGCCCAGTAGCCACAGCGTTGCCAGCACGACGACCGTGGTGAACAGCACGCCGAGGCCCTTGACGAACATCGATTGCGTCGAGAACCACGCCATGAATGCGTCGTATCTCTTGCGGACAAATCGCAGCGCACTCTTGGCCCAGGCGAATTCCGAAGCCAGGATGCCCAGGCCCGCGAAGACGATCAACCAGCCGGGCCCCGGATACGGAATGGCGAGCACACCCAGCACCAACACGACTGTTCCGACGACTCCGACCGTTATTCGGTACGCGAGATCGAGGGACTTGTTCTCGGCGATGCGCGCCCGGAAGCGCCGGTGCTTCACCTTGGCTGTGTCCATCGGACCCTGGTCGGCGACGGCCCGGGGCTTCGACTGTTCGGTGCTCACCGGCTCAGGCTACCGGCCCCGAACGCAAGAAGGCCCACACCGACGAGCGGTGTGGACCTTCTTTTCTGTGGTCCCGGCTGGGATCGAACCAGCGACCTTCCGCGTGTGAAGCGGACGCTCTCCCACTGAGCCACGGGACCGAACGAGGCAAAACATTAACACGAGGTGCCACGGCGAACCGAATCGCCTGCCCGATCACCGAATACGTCGCCGGACCGCCTCCACTGGGCTGCTCTCGCCTCTGCTTTCACATCTTTCACATGCGTGAATCGTTCGAATTCCGCAGCTGACCACGAGATTTGTGAGTTTCACTCCCGTTGGGTTAATGTTTTCCCCGCACCACGGAGACAGCAACTGCCCAGCAGTGAACGCCTCCGGGGTATGCGGATGTGGCGCAGTGGTAGCGCATCACCTTGCCAAGGTGAGGGTCGCGGGTTCGAATCCCGTCATCCGCTCGAGGGTCTCGACCCATGGTGGAGTGGCCGAGTGGTGAGGCAACGGCCTGCAAAGCCGTGCACACGGGTTCGATTCCCGTCTCCACCTCGCTAGTGCATCGGTTGCAAGACCGATGCGAGGACACGCGCGATTAGCTCAGCGGGAGAGCGCTTCCCTGACACGGAAGAGGTCACTGGTTCAATCCCAGTATCGCGCACCAGAGTAAGAGCAGGTCAGAGGCACTTTCCGAGACGATCGGAAGGTGCCTCTTCTGCGTTCCCAGGGGCTCAACCCACACTGAACACACACCAGCCGGTTATACCCCGCCCTCCCGGCGTGTGCTCGTGTGTACTCAGCCGTTGCGAGCACTCGCAAGAGCGGCCGACA is part of the Rhodococcus sp. SBT000017 genome and harbors:
- a CDS encoding TIGR02611 family protein, encoding MDTAKVKHRRFRARIAENKSLDLAYRITVGVVGTVVLVLGVLAIPYPGPGWLIVFAGLGILASEFAWAKSALRFVRKRYDAFMAWFSTQSMFVKGLGVLFTTVVVLATLWLLGTLALVGGWIGLDWTWLESPI